One window from the genome of Leuconostoc suionicum encodes:
- the accC gene encoding acetyl-CoA carboxylase biotin carboxylase subunit, with the protein MFKKVLVANRGEIAVRIIRTLREMGIASVAVYSTADKDSLHVQIADEAIAVGGVKPTDSYLNMKNILSAALLTGSEAIHPGYGFLSENALFAEMVGEVGIKWIGPRPDTIELMGNKANAREEMRQAGVPVIPGSDGFIRDFSEAKVVADRIGYPLLLKAAAGGGGKGMRFVYSEDELSDKFDDAQNEARLSVGDDQMYIEKVMEHVRHIEMQLLRDKNGHVVYLPERDCSLQRKNQKVLEESPAVGVTPEMRAYLGDIVTKAAQAIRYENTGTIEFLQDHEGNFYFMEMNTRIQVEHPVTEMVTNLDLIRLQIEVAAGQDLPITQDDIQVNGHSIEVRLTAERPESNFAPSAGTVDLVFLPTGGPGVRIDSAIFVGDKVQPFYDSMIGKLVAKADTREQAVQKIHRIVDETVVHGISTSLNFQKALLEDPHVQRGEFDTRYLETEFLPRWTESLSEDE; encoded by the coding sequence ATGTTCAAAAAGGTTCTAGTGGCAAATCGTGGTGAAATCGCGGTGCGTATTATTCGGACATTGAGAGAAATGGGTATTGCATCAGTTGCAGTTTATTCAACAGCTGACAAAGATAGCTTACACGTTCAAATTGCTGATGAAGCAATCGCAGTTGGTGGTGTTAAGCCAACAGATTCATATTTGAATATGAAAAACATTCTGAGCGCGGCACTATTAACTGGTTCTGAAGCTATTCATCCAGGATACGGCTTTCTGTCAGAAAATGCTCTATTTGCAGAAATGGTTGGCGAAGTGGGAATTAAATGGATTGGCCCACGTCCAGACACAATTGAATTAATGGGTAACAAAGCTAATGCTCGTGAAGAAATGCGTCAAGCAGGTGTTCCGGTTATTCCTGGATCTGATGGTTTCATCCGTGACTTTTCCGAAGCCAAGGTTGTTGCTGATCGTATCGGATATCCTTTGTTGCTAAAAGCTGCTGCTGGTGGTGGTGGAAAAGGCATGCGTTTTGTTTATAGCGAAGATGAGTTGAGCGACAAATTTGATGATGCCCAAAATGAAGCACGCCTGTCTGTCGGTGATGATCAAATGTACATTGAAAAAGTGATGGAACATGTCCGACACATTGAAATGCAGCTTTTGAGAGATAAAAATGGGCATGTTGTCTATCTACCAGAACGTGACTGCTCATTACAGCGTAAAAATCAAAAGGTGTTGGAAGAATCACCTGCTGTGGGTGTAACACCTGAGATGCGTGCTTATTTAGGTGATATTGTAACAAAAGCTGCGCAAGCGATTAGGTATGAGAATACTGGAACAATTGAATTTTTGCAGGACCATGAAGGCAATTTTTACTTCATGGAAATGAATACTCGTATCCAGGTTGAACACCCAGTCACTGAGATGGTAACTAATTTAGATTTAATTAGATTACAAATAGAAGTCGCTGCAGGACAAGATTTACCGATAACGCAGGATGATATTCAAGTTAATGGTCATTCCATCGAAGTACGCTTAACAGCGGAAAGACCTGAAAGTAACTTTGCACCAAGTGCAGGCACAGTTGATCTTGTATTTTTGCCTACCGGAGGACCTGGTGTTCGAATCGATTCCGCAATATTTGTGGGCGATAAAGTCCAACCATTTTACGATTCAATGATTGGTAAATTAGTAGCCAAGGCAGATACTCGTGAACAAGCGGTTCAAAAAATTCATCGCATTGTTGATGAAACTGTTGTGCATGGCATTTCTACAAGTTTGAATTTCCAAAAAGCTTTATTGGAAGATCCACACGTGCAGCGTGGCGAATTTGATACACGCTATTTAGAAACTGAATTCTTACCACGGTGGACTGAGAGCTTATCAGAAGATGAATAA
- a CDS encoding acetyl-CoA carboxylase carboxyltransferase subunit beta, translated as MDLYNNKNSDTSKIKRDASVNDRIPDGLFLACPYCGTQMYNKQLGKYRVCAKCNYGFRLQAWERVELLTQNFEEMDADIQMDHPDFPGYAEKLKRAQSQTELAESVLTGTANIEGEKVALGIMDSYFMMGSLGSMTGEKITRLFEYATAHKLPVVLFTASGGARMQEGIDSLMQMAKVSAAVAAHQEAKLLYLVVLTDPTTGGVTASFAMQGDVTLAEPHALVGFAGARVIESTIHEKLPKDFQRVETLQENGFIDQIVPRPELAKLIAKIVRLHTAEAE; from the coding sequence ATGGACTTATACAACAATAAAAATAGCGATACATCAAAAATTAAAAGAGATGCTTCGGTTAATGATCGCATTCCTGATGGGCTTTTTCTAGCGTGCCCATACTGTGGTACACAAATGTACAATAAACAGCTTGGCAAATATCGTGTGTGTGCAAAGTGTAATTATGGTTTTCGTCTCCAAGCATGGGAACGTGTTGAATTATTGACTCAAAACTTTGAAGAGATGGATGCGGACATTCAAATGGATCACCCCGATTTTCCAGGATATGCAGAAAAGTTGAAGCGCGCTCAATCACAAACAGAACTTGCAGAGTCTGTTTTGACGGGAACTGCAAATATTGAAGGTGAGAAAGTTGCCTTAGGTATTATGGATTCCTATTTCATGATGGGATCATTGGGATCGATGACAGGTGAAAAGATCACTCGTTTGTTTGAATATGCAACCGCCCATAAACTTCCGGTTGTCTTATTTACCGCTTCTGGTGGTGCACGCATGCAAGAAGGAATTGATTCTTTGATGCAAATGGCAAAAGTTTCGGCAGCTGTTGCAGCCCATCAGGAAGCTAAGTTATTGTACCTAGTTGTGCTAACTGATCCTACAACCGGTGGAGTGACTGCAAGTTTTGCTATGCAAGGGGATGTTACTTTAGCTGAACCCCACGCACTTGTCGGGTTTGCTGGAGCACGTGTGATCGAGTCAACAATCCATGAAAAGCTACCTAAAGATTTTCAACGAGTAGAAACTTTGCAAGAAAATGGGTTCATAGATCAAATTGTACCAAGACCAGAATTGGCTAAACTTATTGCTAAAATTGTTAGATTGCACACAGCGGAGGCCGAATAA
- the accA gene encoding carboxyltransferase subunit alpha, which yields MPDILSGLKLFKRELTPAQVVKKSREDRFMAREIIDGIFTDFVELHGDRLGGDDMSIIGGIAFLADQPVTVIVVDKGTDIHDKLSKRNGSPEPWGYRKAQRLMQQANRFNRPIIMFVNTPGAFPGKEAEAQGQGEAIAKSILDSMKLTVPMISIIYGEGGSGGALALATADQVWMFQNATYSILSPEGFASILWKDSKRSEEAAAVMGLTAKDLLEKNIIEYIIPESRNHPRVFNLIRKRLNDEIHTLNQLTPDELLTKRRNRFRAF from the coding sequence ATGCCTGATATTTTAAGTGGATTGAAATTATTTAAACGTGAATTAACGCCAGCGCAAGTGGTCAAAAAATCCCGTGAAGACCGTTTTATGGCACGGGAAATCATTGATGGCATTTTTACAGACTTTGTCGAATTGCATGGTGATCGTCTCGGTGGTGATGATATGTCTATCATTGGAGGCATTGCATTTTTAGCAGACCAGCCTGTTACGGTGATTGTTGTTGACAAAGGTACAGATATTCATGATAAGTTGAGTAAACGTAATGGTTCACCGGAGCCATGGGGATACCGTAAAGCTCAACGTCTGATGCAACAAGCTAATCGATTTAATCGTCCAATTATCATGTTTGTCAATACACCAGGCGCTTTCCCAGGTAAAGAGGCTGAGGCGCAAGGGCAGGGTGAGGCAATTGCAAAATCAATCCTAGACTCAATGAAGTTAACCGTTCCAATGATTTCTATCATATATGGTGAGGGAGGCTCTGGTGGTGCACTTGCTTTGGCCACGGCTGATCAAGTTTGGATGTTCCAAAATGCAACCTATTCGATACTATCACCAGAAGGATTTGCATCAATTCTTTGGAAAGATAGCAAACGTAGTGAAGAAGCGGCCGCTGTTATGGGACTAACTGCTAAAGATCTCTTGGAGAAAAATATTATTGAGTATATCATTCCAGAGTCTCGTAATCATCCTCGAGTTTTCAACTTAATTCGGAAGCGGTTAAATGACGAGATACATACATTGAATCAATTAACACCAGATGAACTATTAACGAAGCGACGTAATCGCTTTAGAGCATTTTAA
- a CDS encoding MepB family protein: MKSLKIIERIATLNNFRIGKMDEERQNSEYEGMTFLLDDNSVRSRLAKKTPTKKGYFVVAWEKDDFNKNKPFDYENSPELLIIIIVDQPKRGLFIFPKELLVY, translated from the coding sequence GTGAAATCTTTAAAAATAATTGAACGTATTGCTACTTTAAATAACTTTAGAATAGGTAAAATGGATGAAGAACGTCAAAATAGCGAATACGAGGGTATGACATTTCTTCTAGATGACAACAGTGTGCGTAGTCGTCTAGCAAAAAAGACTCCCACGAAAAAAGGTTACTTTGTTGTAGCATGGGAAAAAGATGATTTTAATAAAAATAAGCCTTTTGATTATGAGAATAGTCCAGAATTATTAATCATTATCATTGTTGATCAACCCAAAAGAGGATTATTTATTTTTCCAAAGGAACTGCTCGTATACTGA
- a CDS encoding transposase, with protein sequence MKAKRYSTEFKSSIVTLYNEGRSANSLANEYHLAVQTVTGWVKKAQIIGTDVTGKPVTRAQFNAMQKEVARLKEENEILKIAAVLLGEHRK encoded by the coding sequence ATGAAAGCTAAGCGATACTCAACAGAATTTAAGTCATCAATTGTCACCTTGTATAATGAGGGACGTTCTGCTAATTCTCTAGCCAATGAATACCATTTGGCTGTACAAACCGTCACGGGTTGGGTGAAGAAAGCCCAAATCATTGGGACGGACGTTACCGGTAAGCCAGTGACTCGCGCCCAATTTAATGCAATGCAGAAAGAAGTCGCAAGACTCAAAGAAGAAAACGAAATTTTAAAAATTGCGGCCGTTTTGCTGGGCGAACATCGCAAGTAA
- a CDS encoding MepB family protein, which translates to MSKLLVTRKILNSGTNTGKMAFRVYPTWETGLNNTAIKTQQWQQTYFIDISTEINLDKISRFLNPQ; encoded by the coding sequence ATGAGCAAACTGTTGGTAACGCGTAAGATATTGAATAGTGGTACAAATACCGGAAAAATGGCGTTTAGAGTCTATCCAACATGGGAAACCGGCTTGAATAATACGGCAATCAAAACGCAACAATGGCAACAAACTTATTTTATAGATATATCTACTGAAATAAATCTAGACAAAATTAGTAGATTTTTAAATCCTCAATAA
- a CDS encoding HXXEE domain-containing protein, with amino-acid sequence MVETIKIMAIAAPVAYLLHCLEEFIVPGGFVTWYHHFRPALNKQSSGYYWCVNIIAFIIVAVTGFYAYFTNNNNSGLIISSSFLASNALFTHVFGAIKTHKYSPGMFTGVCLYIPICIICYVVAFSSHLINDNMLVIYIIIGPFYELWNYSKYKRLVRVK; translated from the coding sequence ATGGTAGAAACCATTAAAATAATGGCTATAGCAGCTCCTGTGGCCTATTTACTCCATTGTTTAGAAGAATTTATAGTACCTGGCGGATTTGTGACTTGGTATCATCATTTTAGACCGGCGTTGAACAAACAATCATCAGGGTATTATTGGTGTGTTAATATAATTGCATTTATCATTGTTGCTGTCACAGGATTTTATGCCTATTTCACAAATAACAATAATTCAGGATTAATTATCTCTAGTAGTTTTTTAGCTTCTAATGCTTTATTTACACATGTTTTTGGTGCAATTAAGACACATAAATATTCACCGGGTATGTTTACAGGTGTATGTCTGTACATCCCTATATGCATTATTTGCTACGTAGTAGCATTTTCTAGCCATTTGATTAACGACAATATGCTGGTTATATATATAATAATAGGCCCGTTTTATGAACTGTGGAACTATAGTAAGTATAAAAGATTAGTCAGAGTTAAATAA
- a CDS encoding TspO/MBR family protein, which yields MKKNSVKTIAFIVVILILGTLSSFSVEWIRGVSIGDIYGTFNLPPLAPPKWLFGPAWVLLYILLGIYCANLNLVKNNRHALYTYMYVQLALNIFWTVVFFSLSNFLLATIMIVIMDLLVIAIIFVDKRRIKLLLVPYLLWLLFATYLSISVLILN from the coding sequence GTGAAGAAAAATTCTGTCAAAACCATAGCTTTTATCGTAGTTATTTTAATTCTTGGCACATTATCATCATTTAGTGTGGAATGGATTCGTGGCGTATCAATTGGCGACATATATGGTACGTTTAATTTACCACCACTAGCACCTCCAAAATGGCTTTTTGGTCCTGCGTGGGTACTACTCTATATCTTGCTAGGCATTTATTGCGCTAACCTAAATCTTGTGAAAAATAATCGACATGCACTCTATACCTATATGTATGTTCAATTAGCATTAAATATATTTTGGACGGTTGTATTCTTTTCACTTTCAAATTTTCTGTTAGCTACAATAATGATTGTCATCATGGACCTTTTAGTTATTGCCATTATATTTGTGGATAAACGACGTATTAAATTACTATTGGTTCCTTACTTATTATGGCTATTGTTCGCCACATACTTATCAATCTCAGTACTTATTTTAAACTAA
- a CDS encoding alpha/beta hydrolase fold domain-containing protein, with protein sequence MISIVSLNNKRSWQSVLFEKIIHSLPLVKDERKKNNFDKAMIDSETPYQLPKNVKKQFNIHNINGLDGPTFELLPRNEKFSKTIYYLHGGAYWWQPFFLHFRMLQNIANQNQARIIIPIYPKSPRYTADDVFPYILNNYKTAVKKFHLMSSALTLMGDSAGGGLCLSLLQLLENEKIDKPSKVILFSPWLDISNSNPDMKSIQPKDPLLNIEALAYQGDVYSGTFNTNSPLISPINADFSKFPPVYIFSGSHDILYADVKRLSHKSNKNVNYYIFPKMDHVFIAFPIPESEKALEIVTRIISEQSAV encoded by the coding sequence ATGATTTCTATAGTCTCACTTAATAACAAAAGAAGTTGGCAATCCGTATTGTTTGAAAAAATAATTCATTCCCTACCTTTGGTGAAGGATGAAAGAAAAAAGAACAATTTTGACAAAGCCATGATTGATAGTGAAACACCTTATCAACTTCCAAAAAATGTTAAAAAGCAGTTCAACATTCATAATATAAACGGTCTGGATGGGCCTACCTTCGAACTCTTACCACGAAATGAAAAGTTTTCTAAAACAATTTATTATCTTCATGGTGGTGCTTATTGGTGGCAACCTTTCTTTTTACATTTCAGAATGTTACAGAATATAGCTAATCAGAATCAAGCAAGGATTATCATACCTATTTATCCAAAATCTCCACGATATACCGCTGATGATGTCTTCCCATACATCTTAAATAATTACAAAACGGCCGTAAAAAAGTTTCATCTTATGTCTTCGGCATTAACTTTAATGGGTGATTCTGCCGGTGGCGGACTTTGTCTCTCTCTATTACAATTATTGGAGAATGAAAAAATAGACAAACCTAGTAAAGTGATTTTATTTTCACCTTGGTTAGATATCAGCAACTCAAACCCGGATATGAAATCTATTCAACCAAAAGACCCATTGTTAAATATTGAAGCTCTAGCTTATCAAGGGGATGTTTATAGTGGGACTTTCAACACAAACTCACCTTTAATCAGCCCGATAAACGCTGATTTTTCTAAATTCCCACCTGTTTATATTTTCTCCGGTAGCCATGATATTCTCTACGCTGATGTCAAAAGGTTATCACACAAATCAAACAAGAATGTCAATTATTATATTTTTCCAAAAATGGATCATGTATTTATTGCCTTTCCAATACCAGAATCAGAAAAAGCACTTGAAATAGTCACCCGGATAATTAGCGAGCAATCTGCTGTGTGA
- a CDS encoding valine--tRNA ligase, whose product MRDIDMSTKYDPTSVEAGRYDNWQSKKLFAPESNKEIQGNEPEPYSIVIPPPNVTGKLHLGHAWDTTLQDMIIRQKRMQGFDTLWLPGMDHAGIATQAKVEQRLRGEGVSRYDLGREKFVEQVWDWKNEYATTIKQQWGKMGLSLDFDRERFTLDEGLNKAVNKVFIDLYNKGLIYRGEYIINWDPQARTALSDIEVIYQDDEGAFYHVKYPFTDGTTFDGKDYIEIATTRPETMFGDVAVAVHPSDERYKDLIGKKVLVPLVGREIPIIADEYVEKDFGTGMVKITPAHDPNDFQVGNRHDLERINTMTEDGHLNEFAGKYNGMDRFEARKAIAADLEADDYMLKVDPLVHSVGHSERTGVQVESRLSTQWFVKMEPLAEQILAMQKNDDEKVEFVPARFEDTFSRWMENIRDWVISRQLWWGHQIPAWYKNKGTDQEELYVGTEAPAGDGWERDPDVLDTWFSSALWPFSTMGWPENLDGDFARYYPTNTLVTGYDIIFFWVARMMFQGKEFTGQRPFKNVLIHGLIRDGEGRKMSKSLGNGVDPMDVIEKYGADALRWFLVTGSTPGQDLRFTYEKMDSAWNFINKIWNASRYVIMNLDEDTPSTLPDMSQLTLADQWILSRLNTVVTNVTRNFDKFEFGEAGRELYNFIWSDFADWYIEMTKETLNGDQDKAPVQQTLAYVLDQTLRLLQPIMPFVTEAIWQEMPAQNGNEADFAIVKYPVVHEELNNPDAEQAFKSLQDLIVAVRNIRAEANAPMSTPIDLMIQTTDDSLKHIFEANADYINRFAHPKTLTISDDVQAPDLAMSQVISGAEIYVPLAELIDIDEEITRLQTEVKKFAGEVKRAEGKLGNEKFVSGAPEAVVAAEKEKLADWQAKLNATEERLQTLKANQ is encoded by the coding sequence ATGCGTGATATTGATATGTCAACAAAGTATGATCCAACTTCTGTTGAAGCTGGTCGTTATGACAACTGGCAAAGCAAAAAGTTATTTGCACCAGAATCAAACAAAGAAATTCAAGGTAATGAACCAGAACCTTATTCTATTGTCATCCCACCTCCTAACGTTACAGGAAAACTTCATTTAGGGCATGCATGGGATACGACATTACAAGACATGATCATTCGCCAAAAGAGAATGCAAGGATTTGATACCCTATGGTTACCTGGAATGGATCACGCTGGTATTGCAACGCAGGCAAAAGTTGAACAAAGATTACGTGGTGAAGGTGTTTCACGTTACGATTTGGGTCGTGAAAAATTTGTTGAACAAGTATGGGACTGGAAAAACGAGTATGCTACTACTATCAAGCAACAATGGGGTAAGATGGGGTTGTCACTTGACTTTGACCGCGAACGCTTTACGCTTGATGAAGGTCTGAATAAGGCTGTTAACAAGGTATTTATTGATCTATACAATAAAGGATTAATTTACCGTGGGGAGTATATCATTAACTGGGACCCACAGGCAAGAACTGCTTTATCTGACATTGAAGTTATTTACCAAGATGATGAGGGCGCATTCTATCATGTTAAGTATCCATTTACAGATGGAACAACATTCGATGGAAAAGACTACATTGAAATTGCAACAACTCGTCCAGAGACAATGTTTGGGGATGTTGCTGTGGCGGTTCATCCTAGCGATGAACGTTACAAAGACTTAATTGGTAAAAAGGTTTTGGTGCCATTAGTTGGTCGTGAAATTCCAATTATAGCGGACGAATATGTAGAGAAAGATTTTGGTACTGGTATGGTGAAAATCACACCAGCCCATGATCCAAATGACTTCCAAGTAGGTAATCGCCACGATTTGGAGCGCATCAACACGATGACTGAAGATGGGCACTTGAATGAGTTTGCTGGTAAATACAATGGTATGGATCGTTTCGAGGCTCGTAAAGCAATTGCCGCTGACCTTGAGGCTGACGATTACATGCTAAAAGTGGACCCACTTGTTCATTCTGTTGGTCATTCCGAACGTACGGGTGTACAAGTTGAATCACGTCTATCAACCCAATGGTTTGTTAAAATGGAGCCATTGGCTGAACAAATTTTAGCCATGCAAAAAAATGACGACGAAAAGGTTGAATTCGTACCAGCACGTTTTGAAGATACATTTTCACGCTGGATGGAAAACATTCGCGACTGGGTTATTTCACGGCAATTATGGTGGGGCCATCAAATTCCTGCTTGGTACAAAAACAAAGGAACAGATCAAGAAGAATTATATGTTGGCACTGAAGCACCAGCAGGGGATGGTTGGGAACGTGATCCGGACGTTTTGGATACATGGTTCTCATCTGCCTTATGGCCATTTTCAACAATGGGCTGGCCAGAAAATCTAGACGGTGACTTCGCCCGTTATTATCCAACAAATACATTAGTAACTGGCTATGATATCATTTTCTTCTGGGTTGCACGGATGATGTTCCAGGGGAAAGAATTTACTGGACAGCGACCTTTTAAAAATGTCTTGATTCATGGATTAATTCGTGATGGTGAAGGGCGTAAAATGTCGAAATCATTGGGTAATGGTGTTGACCCGATGGATGTTATTGAAAAATATGGTGCTGATGCATTACGCTGGTTCTTGGTAACAGGATCAACTCCAGGACAAGATTTACGATTTACTTACGAAAAGATGGATTCGGCTTGGAACTTCATTAACAAAATTTGGAATGCGTCACGTTATGTTATTATGAATCTGGATGAAGATACACCATCTACGTTACCAGATATGAGTCAATTAACATTGGCTGATCAATGGATTTTGTCACGCTTGAATACAGTGGTTACGAATGTAACACGTAATTTTGACAAATTTGAGTTTGGTGAAGCAGGACGTGAGTTGTACAACTTCATTTGGTCTGACTTTGCCGATTGGTATATCGAAATGACCAAAGAAACTTTGAATGGGGATCAAGATAAGGCACCAGTTCAGCAGACATTGGCCTACGTGTTGGATCAGACATTACGTCTATTACAACCAATCATGCCATTTGTTACTGAAGCCATTTGGCAAGAGATGCCAGCTCAAAATGGCAATGAAGCCGATTTTGCTATTGTAAAATATCCGGTCGTGCATGAAGAGTTAAACAATCCTGACGCAGAACAAGCATTCAAATCGTTGCAGGATTTGATTGTAGCTGTTCGTAATATCCGAGCAGAAGCAAATGCACCAATGTCTACACCGATTGACTTAATGATTCAAACCACGGATGATAGTTTGAAGCATATTTTTGAGGCGAATGCTGACTATATTAATCGTTTTGCTCATCCTAAAACGTTAACAATCAGTGATGATGTGCAAGCTCCTGATTTGGCGATGTCACAAGTAATTTCAGGTGCTGAAATTTATGTTCCACTGGCTGAACTAATTGACATTGATGAAGAAATAACACGCTTACAAACTGAAGTGAAAAAATTTGCTGGGGAAGTAAAACGAGCTGAAGGGAAACTAGGAAATGAAAAGTTCGTTTCTGGGGCCCCTGAGGCGGTTGTTGCTGCGGAAAAAGAAAAATTGGCTGATTGGCAAGCCAAACTTAACGCAACAGAAGAAAGATTACAGACATTAAAAGCAAATCAATAG
- a CDS encoding beta-ketoacyl-ACP synthase III — MSGSKILASAHYVPRDIVTNNDLAKIIDTSDEWIQAHTGIKTRHISLQGENTSDLATRAAESVLSQTDIKPEDIDLIIVTTFTPDGLAPSTAALVQRNLHAENAWAYDIVTACSGFVFGLSTADKFIKSGQYKNALVISAEVNSKMMDFKDRTSTVFFGDGAGAVLMTADDAGIVKAEKMHTIGNADVVHSGRIAPLTSLSVDNYPKIDAFSQQGRNVFDEVTTIVPNHIRNFLSEHNLSTSDIDYFIPHQANLRLIEHIANDLGESMTKFSTNVVTNGNTSSAGIAIGLDELNKSVSLKGKRVLLTGFGAGFTYGSMLLQF; from the coding sequence ATGTCCGGAAGTAAAATACTCGCAAGTGCACATTATGTACCTAGAGACATCGTGACTAATAATGATTTAGCAAAAATCATAGATACCAGTGACGAGTGGATTCAGGCTCATACTGGTATCAAAACGCGACATATATCATTGCAAGGTGAAAATACGAGTGATTTGGCGACACGTGCCGCGGAGTCAGTATTGAGCCAAACTGATATTAAACCAGAAGATATTGATTTAATTATTGTGACAACATTTACCCCAGATGGATTGGCACCGTCAACGGCAGCATTAGTACAGCGTAATTTACATGCTGAAAATGCTTGGGCCTATGATATTGTAACAGCTTGCTCAGGGTTTGTTTTTGGGTTAAGCACAGCTGATAAGTTTATTAAATCTGGTCAATATAAAAATGCATTAGTCATTTCTGCGGAAGTCAACTCCAAAATGATGGACTTCAAGGATCGCACCAGTACTGTCTTTTTTGGAGACGGTGCAGGAGCAGTTTTGATGACAGCTGATGATGCAGGTATTGTGAAAGCTGAAAAGATGCATACAATTGGGAATGCTGATGTGGTACATTCAGGACGAATAGCACCATTGACAAGTCTATCTGTGGATAACTATCCCAAAATAGATGCTTTTTCACAACAAGGACGTAATGTATTTGATGAAGTAACAACTATTGTTCCAAATCATATCCGCAATTTTTTGAGCGAACATAATTTATCGACTAGTGATATTGATTACTTTATACCCCATCAAGCAAATTTACGTTTGATCGAGCATATTGCAAATGATCTCGGCGAATCAATGACAAAGTTTTCAACAAACGTTGTTACGAATGGTAACACATCATCTGCTGGGATCGCTATTGGACTAGATGAATTAAATAAGTCTGTTAGTTTAAAAGGAAAACGTGTGTTGCTAACTGGATTCGGTGCTGGCTTTACCTATGGCAGCATGCTTTTGCAATTTTAA